One window from the genome of Cottoperca gobio chromosome 15, fCotGob3.1, whole genome shotgun sequence encodes:
- the macroh2a2 gene encoding core histone macro-H2A.2 isoform X1, producing the protein MSARGGKKKATKLSRSARAGVIFPVGRMMRYLRIGTHKYRIGMGAPVYMAAVIEYLAAEILELAGNAARDNKKGRITPRHIKLAVANDEELNQLLRGVTISNGGVLPRIHPELLSKKRGGRVKVDSPAASVPEKQEERPKSKKPIKSFKKVKGKRGRKPKSTDNESVPNSTVEDGPGDGFTILSAKSLFLGQKLSLTESEISKIGTIKVEGIINPTNAEMDLKDGVGTALEKAGGREFLEGVKELRKGQGPLEVASVAVSQASGMAARFIIHCNVPQWGSEKCEDQLEKTVKNCLSAAEEKKLKSVAFPSLPAGRNGFPKQMAAQLILKAISNHFVSSTSSSLKNIYFVLFDSESIGIYLQEMAKLDAK; encoded by the exons ATGTCAGCCAGAGGAGGCAAGAAGAAGGCCACCAAGCTGTCCCGCTCAGCCAGGGCAGGAGTCATCTTCCCTGTGGGAAGGATGATGAGGTACCTGCGCATCGGCACACACAAATACCGGATTGGCATGGGGGCACCGGTCTACATGGCAGCAGTCATCGAGTACCTGGCAG CTGAGATCTTGGAGTTGGCAGGAAACGCAGCTCGGGACAACAAGAAAGGCAGAATAACTCCCCGGCACATTAAGCTCGCTGTGGCCAATGATGAGGAGCTCAACCAG CTTCTGCGGGGGGTGACCATATCAAATGGAGGAGTTCTGCCTCGGATCCACCCGGAGCTGCTCTCAAAGAAGAGGGGAGGCCGGGTGAAAGTGGACAGCCCGGCGGCGTCCGTCCCTGAGAAGCAGGAAGAACGGCCAAAGAGCAAGAAACCCATCAAATCCTTCAAAAAGGTTAAAGGCAAACGAGGCCGCAAGCCAAAG AGCACAGACAACGAGTCTGTACCAAACTCCACAGTGGAAGACGGTCCCGGAGATGGATTCACCATCCTGTCAGCAAAGAGCCTGTTCCTTGGACAAAAG CTTTCACTCACAGAGAGTGAAATCAGTAAAATTGGAACAATCAAAGTGGAGGGCATAATTAATCCCACAAATGCAGAGATGGATCTGAAAGACGGAGTGG GCACCGCCCTGGAGAAAGCTGGAGGCCGAGAGTTCCTGGAAGGAGTCAAAGAGCTGCGGAAAGGACAGGGGCCTCTGGAGGTGGCATCAG TGGCAGTGAGCCAGGCCAGTGGGATGGCAGCCCGCTTCATCATCCACTGTAACGTCCCTCAGTGGGGTTCAGAGAAGTGTgaggaccagctggagaagacGGTGAAGAACTGCCtctcagcagcagaggagaagaagCTCAAGTCTGTGGCTTTCCCTTCACTTCCTGCTGGACG GAACGGATTCCCAAAACAAATGGCCGCCCAGCTCATCCTCAAGGCCATCTCCAACCATTTTGTGTCGTCCACCAGCTCCTCActgaaaaacatttactttgttcTGTTTGACAGTGAGAGCATTGGAATATACCTTCAGGAAATGGCCAAGCTGGATGCCAAGTGA
- the macroh2a2 gene encoding core histone macro-H2A.2 isoform X2 — MSARGGKKKATKLSRSARAGVIFPVGRMMRYLRIGTHKYRIGMGAPVYMAAVIEYLAGNAARDNKKGRITPRHIKLAVANDEELNQLLRGVTISNGGVLPRIHPELLSKKRGGRVKVDSPAASVPEKQEERPKSKKPIKSFKKVKGKRGRKPKSTDNESVPNSTVEDGPGDGFTILSAKSLFLGQKLSLTESEISKIGTIKVEGIINPTNAEMDLKDGVGTALEKAGGREFLEGVKELRKGQGPLEVASVAVSQASGMAARFIIHCNVPQWGSEKCEDQLEKTVKNCLSAAEEKKLKSVAFPSLPAGRNGFPKQMAAQLILKAISNHFVSSTSSSLKNIYFVLFDSESIGIYLQEMAKLDAK; from the exons ATGTCAGCCAGAGGAGGCAAGAAGAAGGCCACCAAGCTGTCCCGCTCAGCCAGGGCAGGAGTCATCTTCCCTGTGGGAAGGATGATGAGGTACCTGCGCATCGGCACACACAAATACCGGATTGGCATGGGGGCACCGGTCTACATGGCAGCAGTCATCGAGTACCTGGCAG GAAACGCAGCTCGGGACAACAAGAAAGGCAGAATAACTCCCCGGCACATTAAGCTCGCTGTGGCCAATGATGAGGAGCTCAACCAG CTTCTGCGGGGGGTGACCATATCAAATGGAGGAGTTCTGCCTCGGATCCACCCGGAGCTGCTCTCAAAGAAGAGGGGAGGCCGGGTGAAAGTGGACAGCCCGGCGGCGTCCGTCCCTGAGAAGCAGGAAGAACGGCCAAAGAGCAAGAAACCCATCAAATCCTTCAAAAAGGTTAAAGGCAAACGAGGCCGCAAGCCAAAG AGCACAGACAACGAGTCTGTACCAAACTCCACAGTGGAAGACGGTCCCGGAGATGGATTCACCATCCTGTCAGCAAAGAGCCTGTTCCTTGGACAAAAG CTTTCACTCACAGAGAGTGAAATCAGTAAAATTGGAACAATCAAAGTGGAGGGCATAATTAATCCCACAAATGCAGAGATGGATCTGAAAGACGGAGTGG GCACCGCCCTGGAGAAAGCTGGAGGCCGAGAGTTCCTGGAAGGAGTCAAAGAGCTGCGGAAAGGACAGGGGCCTCTGGAGGTGGCATCAG TGGCAGTGAGCCAGGCCAGTGGGATGGCAGCCCGCTTCATCATCCACTGTAACGTCCCTCAGTGGGGTTCAGAGAAGTGTgaggaccagctggagaagacGGTGAAGAACTGCCtctcagcagcagaggagaagaagCTCAAGTCTGTGGCTTTCCCTTCACTTCCTGCTGGACG GAACGGATTCCCAAAACAAATGGCCGCCCAGCTCATCCTCAAGGCCATCTCCAACCATTTTGTGTCGTCCACCAGCTCCTCActgaaaaacatttactttgttcTGTTTGACAGTGAGAGCATTGGAATATACCTTCAGGAAATGGCCAAGCTGGATGCCAAGTGA